Proteins from a genomic interval of uncultured Desulfuromusa sp.:
- the extKL gene encoding multiheme c-type cytochrome ExtKL gives MALFACFATFALIATSSFAAGVGKDGTIVAKKGKATTIAELVSMYDSTGCIDCHEDIHDEWANSAHARSVYGTGRTAATMKTALENGVLSWAYSGATEPEDVEVDHLMGCAKCHLPQLADATDAVAKEFIADIYALMDAYRNDDETKFDEMKDTLLSLNINCLVCHNRMAITHKWTDGYPQDGAVYGSYDGEHEDEAFPHAKVSPIMSESIFCGQCHGLGPNFELDNPTQCATAYGSYLWAYTAEGGTETCQECHMEKSGLGHDMQSYRSTVMSDAAVDFEVEAYGAKWRDGRLMTPKAIVKVKMTNRTGHAIPDGUPTPNRLVLSVSAVDSEGDELFNQEKIYMPMPQKMGRGDEMGRGPYEKSGIINDTGLPPGKTVEEHFEIPFYTEDIYDDNDRIIERKLMDNELEINVKLWYLPYGNKQSDPFIWQDFTKKVTVSE, from the coding sequence ATGGCTTTATTTGCCTGTTTCGCGACCTTTGCTCTAATTGCGACGTCATCTTTTGCCGCAGGTGTGGGTAAGGACGGAACAATTGTCGCTAAAAAAGGCAAGGCCACGACTATCGCCGAACTTGTTTCCATGTATGATTCTACCGGATGTATTGACTGCCACGAAGACATCCATGATGAATGGGCTAACTCAGCCCATGCTCGTTCAGTCTATGGAACCGGGCGGACTGCTGCAACGATGAAAACAGCATTAGAAAACGGGGTCCTGTCCTGGGCTTATTCAGGAGCAACAGAACCGGAAGATGTTGAAGTTGATCATCTTATGGGCTGTGCCAAGTGCCACTTGCCGCAGTTGGCAGATGCAACGGATGCCGTTGCCAAGGAATTTATTGCTGACATTTATGCATTGATGGACGCTTACCGCAATGATGATGAGACGAAGTTTGATGAAATGAAAGACACTCTTCTGAGTCTGAATATCAACTGCCTGGTCTGTCATAACCGTATGGCGATTACTCACAAATGGACTGATGGCTATCCTCAGGATGGTGCCGTCTATGGTTCCTATGATGGCGAGCATGAAGACGAAGCCTTTCCGCATGCCAAGGTGAGTCCCATCATGAGCGAATCAATCTTCTGTGGCCAGTGCCACGGTCTTGGTCCGAACTTTGAGCTGGACAATCCAACTCAGTGCGCTACTGCGTATGGTAGTTACCTTTGGGCTTATACTGCAGAAGGCGGCACTGAAACCTGCCAGGAATGTCACATGGAAAAAAGTGGCCTCGGCCACGATATGCAAAGCTACCGTTCAACGGTTATGTCAGATGCCGCTGTCGATTTTGAGGTTGAAGCTTACGGGGCTAAATGGCGTGATGGTCGCCTGATGACGCCGAAAGCGATTGTCAAAGTTAAAATGACCAACCGCACCGGACACGCCATCCCTGATGGCTGACCGACTCCTAACCGACTGGTTCTGTCGGTCAGTGCAGTTGACAGCGAAGGGGATGAATTGTTCAATCAGGAAAAAATCTACATGCCAATGCCGCAAAAAATGGGTCGTGGCGATGAAATGGGCCGTGGTCCTTACGAGAAAAGCGGCATCATCAATGATACCGGATTGCCTCCAGGGAAAACGGTTGAAGAACATTTTGAGATTCCATTTTATACCGAAGATATCTACGACGATAATGACCGTATCATTGAGCGGAAGTTGATGGATAACGAGCTGGAAATCAATGTTAAACTCTGGTATCTGCCGTATGGTAACAAGCAGAGTGATCCATTTATCTGGCAAGATTTTACGAAAAAAGTGACGGTAAGCGAATAA
- the extM gene encoding selenite/tellurite reduction operon c-type cytochrome ExtM: MRTIPKRYILFLALLIIVAGCSQKPGDGSTCSACHQGLELASETHLECVSCHGGDPDEPEEKASHQSMYGPKNPADPKYWDKTCGKCHPYQLDRVRANLMYTNTGMIKNTQATWEGEDGILYATRKEQVPNATGEQMELKSVVELDNLAGELYRKTCSLCHIGVDSNRVWTGSHASGCGACHFPYNENATYQGDDLTVKGKWPHSASHKMENLPDNSICVRCHNRSGRIALSYEGRNDGNNSLVPTRNGEPGPDIISGVRNVTRIPPDIHHEKGMECIDCHTSRDIMGDGYAYENMYQQTEITCEDCHGSASEGPRVEQINRENDEVLRESAHYKKRMQQGDRMVLTSKGRKYSNVFIEDEKVWVQGKRSGKLHESKVITGTPEHTISGHERMECYSCHSRTVVQCYGCHTEYDQRELGTDYIKGKKTPGQFRETEDYRMLYPFPLALNQRGKISTVTPGCQTFVSVIDPQGEKILDEYVTIYKGKQQLRFAPFFGHNTGPKAIGCGECHANPAFLGFGQHIVESDNVESTLICEKSEEKPLDGFITMKDGEVQAFSAITRENSRPFVTEEIKKIMAVNLCLVCHNDPKDPIYQKELDYNVLDNCLKRSTSVMQ, encoded by the coding sequence ATGAGAACAATTCCAAAACGCTATATCTTATTCCTTGCCCTACTGATCATCGTTGCAGGCTGCAGTCAGAAGCCGGGGGACGGGTCTACCTGTTCAGCCTGTCATCAGGGGCTGGAATTGGCATCAGAAACCCATCTTGAGTGTGTTTCCTGTCATGGTGGTGATCCGGATGAGCCTGAAGAAAAGGCTTCTCATCAAAGTATGTATGGTCCGAAAAATCCTGCCGATCCAAAATATTGGGACAAAACCTGTGGCAAATGTCACCCTTACCAGCTGGACCGGGTCAGAGCCAATCTGATGTACACCAACACGGGGATGATCAAAAATACTCAGGCAACCTGGGAGGGAGAAGATGGAATTCTCTATGCGACCCGTAAGGAGCAGGTTCCAAACGCAACAGGGGAGCAGATGGAACTAAAATCTGTTGTGGAGCTTGATAATCTGGCCGGTGAGCTTTATCGCAAGACCTGTTCCTTATGTCATATCGGCGTTGACTCAAATCGGGTTTGGACCGGTAGCCACGCGTCCGGCTGCGGTGCCTGCCATTTTCCGTACAATGAGAATGCAACCTATCAGGGAGATGATCTGACGGTTAAAGGGAAGTGGCCTCATTCCGCCAGTCATAAAATGGAAAACTTGCCGGATAATAGTATTTGTGTTCGCTGCCACAATCGCAGTGGCCGGATAGCTCTTTCCTACGAAGGTCGTAACGATGGCAACAATAGCCTGGTTCCGACTCGAAATGGGGAGCCCGGCCCTGATATTATCAGTGGTGTTCGTAATGTGACCCGGATTCCTCCCGATATTCATCATGAAAAGGGGATGGAATGTATTGACTGTCATACTTCGCGCGACATCATGGGTGATGGTTATGCTTATGAAAACATGTATCAGCAAACGGAAATCACCTGTGAAGATTGCCATGGTAGCGCATCCGAAGGTCCTCGGGTTGAACAGATCAATCGCGAAAATGATGAGGTTCTGCGTGAATCCGCACATTATAAAAAGCGGATGCAACAGGGCGACCGTATGGTGCTGACATCCAAGGGGCGTAAATACTCAAATGTCTTTATTGAGGATGAGAAGGTCTGGGTTCAAGGTAAACGCAGCGGTAAATTGCATGAAAGCAAGGTGATTACGGGAACTCCTGAGCACACCATCAGCGGGCATGAACGCATGGAGTGCTATTCATGCCATTCGCGGACTGTTGTACAGTGTTATGGTTGCCATACTGAATATGATCAGAGAGAGCTTGGTACCGACTATATCAAAGGCAAAAAAACTCCTGGGCAATTCAGGGAGACAGAGGATTATCGGATGCTTTATCCTTTTCCCCTGGCACTTAATCAACGCGGGAAAATTTCTACCGTGACCCCCGGCTGCCAAACTTTTGTCAGTGTGATCGATCCCCAGGGAGAAAAAATTCTCGACGAATATGTCACGATTTATAAAGGAAAGCAGCAATTACGATTTGCACCATTTTTCGGTCACAATACGGGACCAAAAGCCATCGGTTGTGGAGAATGTCATGCCAATCCGGCATTTCTTGGGTTTGGACAGCACATTGTTGAGAGTGATAATGTTGAATCAACCTTGATCTGTGAAAAATCAGAAGAGAAACCTCTGGATGGTTTCATCACCATGAAAGATGGTGAAGTGCAAGCTTTTTCAGCTATTACACGCGAGAACTCCAGACCATTTGTCACTGAAGAAATAAAAAAAATCATGGCAGTGAA